In the genome of Chelonia mydas isolate rCheMyd1 chromosome 26, rCheMyd1.pri.v2, whole genome shotgun sequence, one region contains:
- the DOK2 gene encoding docking protein 2 gives MDEVVVKQGLLYLQQQQTFGKKWRKFWAMLYQESSCSCAHLELFEGSGPPTSEKPKKAESGKKLIKLSNCVHVAEANGDTSSPKETVPFILETTDKRYLLAAESTEVASWVLTLCDLAFARSRDERKAAVGKDSHPISLSMEENSLYSSRAKAAATKEFQVTVRVTEASERCHLWGSFILRAEDEALELQDLQTGSVRYTWPYKFLRRFGRDKVTFSFEAGRRCASGEGNFEFETTQGNEIFQVIESAINVQRGLGADEPRWVGPADDAVRVPVPVRTVSRPRDGEGRVSTGGSLLHHRASTKCLSLESSLEGKPAKGKSVKPTASFPLSGEPTSSFISPADCELPYAEPRDSLRLNPQDRAKSLQPARKVAAQAKETPESEYAVPFDTIAKSLMATEFGSFLCGFVEPEVPYPLYDSIDEAGMRKRRQPPTQTKPEHIYDEPEGLSAHTVYDEPEEVKGEAWKLQATAEDPVGHEYPYNPQRDDYSVPKMVMPTLNSLSGQGGDWIGETEYDNVALRFMNKKKNVQ, from the exons ATGGACGAGGTGGTTGTGAAACAGGGGTTACTGtacctccagcagcagcaaaccTTCGGGAAG AAATGGAGGAAGTTCTGGGCAATGCTGTACCAGGAGAGCTCCTGCTCCTGCGCCCACCTGGAGCTCTTCGAGGGCTCCGGGCCTCCCACTTCCGAGAAGCCCAAGAAGGCTGAGAGTGGCAAGAAGCTCATCAAGTTGAGTAACTGTGTGCATGTGGCTGAGGCTAATGGGGACACCAGCAGCCCCAAGGAGACTGTCCCTTTCATCCTGGAGACCACGGACAAGCGCTACCTGCTGGCAGCTGAAAGCACCGAAGTGGCCAGCTGGGTCCTCACCCTCTGCGATCTGGCCTTTGCG AGGAGCAGGGATGAACGGAAGGCAGCAGTGGGCAAGGACAGCCACCCGATCTCGCTATCCATGGAGGAGAACTCTCTGTACAGCTCCAGGGCCAAAG CCGCGGCCACTAAGGAGTTCCAAGTGACAGTGAGGGTCACGGAGGCCTCTGAGcgctgccacctctggggcagcTTCATCCTCCGAGCTGAGGATGAGGCCCTGGAGCTTCAGGACCTGCAGACGGGGAGCGTGCGCTATACCTGGCCTTATAAGTTCCTGCGGAGATTTGGACGTGATAAG GTGACCTTCTCCTTCGAGGCCGGTCGAAGATGCGCCTCTGGAGAAGGCAACTTTGAGTTTGAGACCACGCAGGGCAACGAGATCTTCCAGGTCATTGAGTCAGCCATCAACGTGCAGAGGGGCCTTGGGGCAGATGAGCCACGGTGGGTCGGCCCTGCTGACGATGCCGTCAGGGTTCCCGTTCCTGTTAGGACCGTGAGCCGACCCAGGGATGGTGAGGGGAGGGTCTCAACTGGAGGGTCCCTGCTGCACCACAGGGCCAGCACCAAATGCCTCTCCCTGGAGTCCAGCTTGGAGGGGAAGCCAGCCAAAGGCAAATCAGTGAAGCCCACCGCCAGCTTCCCCCTGTCCGGGGAGCCCACAAGCAGCTTCATCTCCCCTGCTGACTGCGAGTTGCCCTATGCGGAGCCACGTGACTCCCTCCGACTGAACCCGCAGGACAGAGCCAAGAGCCTGCAGCCGGCCAGGAAGGTGGCGGCTCAGGCAAAAGAGACACCTGAGTCCGAATATGCTGTGCCCTTCGACACCATCGCCAAGTCCCTGATGGCCACAGAGTTTGGCAGCTTTCTCTGCGGCTTTGTGGAGCCAGAGGTCCCGTACCCGCTGTATGACAGCATCGATGAAGCGGGCATGAGGAAGCGGAGACAGCCACCCACTCAGACCAAGCCAGAGCACATTTATGATGAGCCTGAGGGCCTGTCTGCCCACACTGTGTACGATGAGCCCGAGGAGGTCAAAGGGGAGGCCTGGAAGCTGCAGGCCACTGCAGAGGACCCAGTGGGTCACGAGTACCCCTACAACCCCCAGCGGGATGACTACTCTGTGCCCAAGATGGTCATGCCCACCCTGAACTCGCTCTCTGGGCAAGGGGGCGACTGGATTGGGGAAACCGAATATGACAATGTGGCCCTGAGGTTCATGAACAAGAAGAAGAATGTGCAGTaa